Genomic segment of Sebastes umbrosus isolate fSebUmb1 chromosome 22, fSebUmb1.pri, whole genome shotgun sequence:
GTTCTCCTGCTGCTGGGAGGTAAACACTGCAGGGCTTGTCCAATCATACATGGTGCCAATGTTACCTCCTAATAACTGGTGCAGCATCACCAATTATACCACAAACATGCTTGGGTTGATGCGTTCTGTCATAAGATATTTAAcagtaaaatgtatatttagctacatagatggatggatggatggattagggttaaaaaaaacctaTTAACCCAGTTgcattgcatactgtatgcacaGAAAGCCATATTTAAATTCCCTCCAGATGTGAACTTAAACAAAACCTTGTGTAACATTCATTAAAAATTCAGAATTCAAACTGTTAGATTACTGTACTGCAGCGCAGATCCTGCTCCTTAGTATCCCTTTAGTGACTTAATGTATGGACAGAAAATATGTGACCATAAATATAAACGCACACAGTCTTCTCACTAGCGCTGATGTTGAGTATTAATAATTCAAcctttatataaatattgtattgCAGTGGAATAAACCTGAACATGGTgtattataaataaacatacTGGACTCTGCCGCTAGTCTTATCTGACCCAGTTCACATGACGGTGTTCATGCTCCTGACTCTTTTATGttaaaggggacgtatcatgaaaaactaaaaccacaaactgtgaaataagacaacccagtcaggtTTTTTGTgagctgtctagatcagaaaacatgtgattcaacaagccaatcaaatttgtctccccttcctatgtcacatgacggctcgtttcagacagagggtgtatTCAGGCAGAGTATGaccctggaaatgagcatgatatatcTCCTTTTAAAGCAGCGCTATGCCACAGTTTAGACGACTAATGAGCGATTACGCAATAATTCGTCCAGATGTTCCACGAGTGCTGGAAGATGGTCGACAACAGTCTTCTTTATTCCTCTGCAGACACTGTATGTAGTGTACAGTTTGTAACCGATTTTTGGCCATCATCTATCGCCAGGATTAGATTACATGATAGTTTTGTCTTTTGAGATGATCACTGTGTCAGATTGGGTGATTATTGCCTGCAGTTTTCATCTCAGGCTGAGTTAGCAAGAGGATATGGCGGCCTCAATGTAGCCTGAAAGGCTAAACACAGGGCGGAAAAAAGTCCACTAAGCACTCGTTGCTGCTGGACAAGCTTCTGACTGTGAGCACACTGTAATTATTGACTCACTTGACTCCATTAGTGACTCAGATGAGTGTGTCAACACTCTCTTGTCTTATGTGGATTATGGTGGCAGGACAGCCGGAGGACAATGTTCACAGACACTTGAGTAAGACAACTTGAAACCTATAAAAGTGAGGGAGACATCTCCACCCCACCCCCAGTGGAAATTACAACCTTGCTTACAACACAGAATGACCAAAAATCTATAagatttattcattcatacCTACTGACCTGCTGTCAGTGACATATTGACTAACATTGTACCGGTCTTCCTTCTGTTGTGTAGATGAGTCCATGCAGAAGCTGTTTGAGGGAGGGAAGGGCAGCGTCTTCCAGAGGGTCCTGTCCTGGATACCGTCTCATAATCATCAGCTGCAGCTCGCTGGGGCTCTGGCCATCGCTAATTTTGCTCGCAACGGTAAGTTTGACTTCATATCGTGGCGACATTAGGTCTGACCAAAACGTTTATTATCCTTGTTATGAAACAACAAGGTCAAATATTGATATACGTTTAGTCATAGACtagttgaaatggtctttatcTCCCTTTTTATCAGCTGAGCGAGTGATGTGTTGTGGCAAAAATGAATTTGTTTATAGAGATTGGACAATTAAACCTCATTCgggatgtttaaaaaaaaataaaattgtaaaatcAAAGACTTACTGTTACCATTACTGCTATTGATATAATATTATGTTAGAGTATTAATTAGAGGAAACAGTAATTGAACTGTAAGACACAGAATTGGTGAGTATCTGACTCAATATCAAGGCATCTCCTCCTTGTTGTAGATGGGAACTGCATCCACATGGTGGACACTGGGATTGTGCAGAAGCTTCTGGAGCTGTTGGATCGGCACGTTGAGGAAGGAAACGTCACCGTTCAACACGCAGCGCTGAGCGCCCTGCGCAACCTGGCCATACCTGGTGAGCCGCTACATCACATAAACCTCaaacaaaaaatccaaactatccctttaagtatatttgaaatatatatttttaacaacATCATAGACAACCTAACAAAGTGACATTTTTGTTTGGCTTAACGTACTTCAAAAGAGTAGGAGAGCTGGCTGCATCAGGTTGAGTTAAGTACAGTTTAACAAGATATCAGAGCTCTAAATCAGCTCTACTAAGCAGTTGAGAAGATCATTAAATGGTTAAAGAGATATTTTTgccttaaaatacatttataaactaCAAAGAATGGTTTGATAATCAACGGGAATCTTTGCTCTGCTGCTGCCGGGCTTTAATGTGCcgtgttctctctctccagtggTGAACAAATCCAAGATGCTGTCAGCTGGAGTAGCAGATGTGGTGTTGAAGTTTTTGCAATCAGAGATGCCTCCTGTCCAGTTTAAACTCCTGGGGACGTTACGTATGCTCATCGATACACAAGGTAAGACATTCATTCTATCACTTCTTTTATATTTGCACCAAATCCATGAAAATCATCACAGCAAATCGATCCGCTCTGACAACACATTATAGACTGTGAAGCAAAACATGCTCAGTAGTCATGCTACACACACCTTTGGTATGATGATCAAGAGATTCTTAGCAAGCCTCAATTCTGAGTGATGAAGACAAGCAAATATGGTAACTGCTGCTCAAGTCTTGACACCGGACAGATGGTTTCATATAAAGAAAGTCTTCATAATCGgagtgaaataaaaatgtgtttcagtcaagagagaaaaaaaagagcatttgCTTCAAATCCAAAACTCCAATTTCCATTGGAGCTTTTTTAAAGCATGAGATtgaaacaaatgaaaagcagTTGGGAATATTTAGGGGAAAAATAATCCGAAATATTATTAAAGTTTTACTGGACTTTGGTGACAGTGAACACCAGATAGAGAGCAAAATTCAGGCTTGTCATCATAATGAGAATAgcgctggtccaccttaaaaggTCAGCCCTCCTCTCTCTCGACTGCACACTCACTAACACCAAGCACACAACCTGCGTTAAAGTTGTTCCTTAAAGAAGTCCGCTACTTGTCTcacattttttagtttaaaaGCATCTTAAGAATACATAATTTCCCGATGCTCTTGCCCGGTGGGGAGTCAACTTAGGGCCGGTAAAACCCTGCCAGGATGATTGACAGTAACCTTGTGTGGTGTGTGTCGTTTCAGCTGAAGCCGCCGACCAGCTGGGAACCAATGGGAAACTGGTGGAGAGGCTAGTGGAGTGGTGTGAAGCCAAAGATCACGCAGGAGTGATGGGCGAGTCCAACAGGCTCCTGTCGGCCCTCATTCGACACAGCAAGTCCAAGGTCAGACACAGAGCGCTCTTTAAGTCTTTAGCAATTATTCCTGTGCTGCCTGCTTTTGGTTTAGAGCAGATGAGGTGTGGAGGCCGGGAGACACGTGAGGTGGAAGGGACAGGTGGGTGCTGGCGCTCTAAAGATAACAGGATGTCAGTTTTTGCAGTTTGGCCACTGATTTGGCCGCTCACCAATGCGGTCAGCAGTTACAGCTGCTTTAAAAAACCGAACAGATTGCCACAATTTGCTTCAAAATCCGCACTCCTTCTTGGAATCATAACTCTGTCACAGCTGAACACACAGATATGATGCATATTTTTGGATTCAATGAGACTTTACAAGGATATCTCAGACGTCCttcttttcttcagtatcaaagtaatcaAGTGATAGTTGTCTGCACATCCATGGGTTGGTGTTATTGaaggtttttttcttcttctttttttttcaggaagttGTCAGAACTGTCATCCAGGGCGGAGGAGTCAAGCACTTAGTTACCATGGCAACTAGTGAGCATATGATTATGCAGAACGAAGCACTGGTGGCTTTGGGTCTCATAGCAGCGCTGGATTTGGGTAAGAGAAACGATGAATGAATCCAAAAAGTCATTCAGTTATTGGTTATTTAAGTCTGAAttctaaatatgttttttatttatacatagcCTATTTGTTCTTTACATCTAACATTTTCTTCTGAGAATGCAAGCAGAATGCATTTGGGCGTGCATTATTTATGCAGTCCTGCTCTTTTTCTCTGTAGTACATCCAGTAGAAAACATGTGGTCATATTCAATCATGGTAACACACTGAGACTCTTTTTCTGGACTTCAGTTGCAGCTGAGAAGGACTTTGTTGGATCCAGCCTGGTGTCAGTGCTTCACAAGCTGCTGTCAGATGAGAGGAGCGCACCGGAGATCAAGTACAACTCTATGATCCTCATCTGTGCCGTCATGGGATCAGGTGAGACTTAAACATGCTTTAATCATATACAAATTATTAATgttgttaatgcaaattcgttttttctttaacgcattaatgcaacttgcaacaCACAAGCAGTTCTCTGTTCCACTGCTTGAATACCAGCTTTTATTTGAGAACTCACGGTGCttctcccccctctcctctctctttagAGCCTCTCCACAAAGAGGTCCAGAGCCTGGCATTCATCGACGTGGTGTCCAAGCTGAGGGCCCACGAAAACAAAACGGTCTCGCACCAGGCGTCGCTCACGGAGCAGCGGTTAACTGCCCAGAGCTAAATGACTGTGTCCGACCCCCCACCCACATCCATCCACCCTAATGCCTGCCTGACCACCTGATCACCCAGTGACACCTCATGACTGCTCTCTCCCCCTGTGCCCCATCGTCATGTGCCAAGGTACCATGTCGCGTTAACTGCCAGCCAGACATAGTCACGTCTCTACCCCCGACCCCTCTGCCCCCGCCCACCTCCACTAGGGTTAGACTGATGTCCATCTGGAACGCCAACACGTTTGTGCTCGTATACAAATCATAAAATCTGAgcatttttctaatttcatttgtattttgaaTTAAGAGAATTTGCCCAGAATTGAATGTTTGTTCGGGTGAAACAGCCTCTGAAACTGTTTTAGACTTCCGTGGGACACCAACACTCCTTTGAAAGCCATAATAATGAGATTTATTAACTGTAGGTGGGTTAGCAGGTCCTTAAGGCAGGGTGAGGCAGCTTTCATTTCAGGCTTTACAATCAGACAGCCCTTAGACGATCAATGGAGTGATTAGTCTAGTGGACACCT
This window contains:
- the rap1gds1 gene encoding rap1 GTPase-GDP dissociation stimulator 1 isoform X2, whose product is MDNLSDALEKLKLASTDSATDSVESCLDCLLKALANNNTEASVKVQEMGVLPLLPTLLSPQSSCTPKVANIIAEVAKNEFMRSPCVEAGLIPPLIQLLNSADQEVLLQTGRALGNICYDSHSLQAQLINMGVIPTLVKLLGIHSHNTALTEMCLIAFGNLAELESSKEQFASTNIAEELVRLFQKQSEHEKKEMIFEVLAPLAENDVIKLQLVDAGLVECLLQVVAQTVDGEREEDIAQLKTASDLMVLLLLGDESMQKLFEGGKGSVFQRVLSWIPSHNHQLQLAGALAIANFARNDGNCIHMVDTGIVQKLLELLDRHVEEGNVTVQHAALSALRNLAIPVVNKSKMLSAGVADVVLKFLQSEMPPVQFKLLGTLRMLIDTQAEAADQLGTNGKLVERLVEWCEAKDHAGVMGESNRLLSALIRHSKSKEVVRTVIQGGGVKHLVTMATSEHMIMQNEALVALGLIAALDLVAAEKDFVGSSLVSVLHKLLSDERSAPEIKYNSMILICAVMGSEPLHKEVQSLAFIDVVSKLRAHENKTVSHQASLTEQRLTAQS
- the rap1gds1 gene encoding rap1 GTPase-GDP dissociation stimulator 1 isoform X1: MDNLSDALEKLKLASTDSATDSVESCLDCLLKALANNNTEASVKVQEMGVLPLLPTLLSPQSSCTPKVANIIAEVAKNEFMRSPCVEAGLIPPLIQLLNSADQEVLLQTGRALGNICYDSHEGRSAVDLAGGAQIVAEHIKSLSQNTEPENEKLLTVFCGMLMNYSNDNDSLQAQLINMGVIPTLVKLLGIHSHNTALTEMCLIAFGNLAELESSKEQFASTNIAEELVRLFQKQSEHEKKEMIFEVLAPLAENDVIKLQLVDAGLVECLLQVVAQTVDGEREEDIAQLKTASDLMVLLLLGDESMQKLFEGGKGSVFQRVLSWIPSHNHQLQLAGALAIANFARNDGNCIHMVDTGIVQKLLELLDRHVEEGNVTVQHAALSALRNLAIPVVNKSKMLSAGVADVVLKFLQSEMPPVQFKLLGTLRMLIDTQAEAADQLGTNGKLVERLVEWCEAKDHAGVMGESNRLLSALIRHSKSKEVVRTVIQGGGVKHLVTMATSEHMIMQNEALVALGLIAALDLVAAEKDFVGSSLVSVLHKLLSDERSAPEIKYNSMILICAVMGSEPLHKEVQSLAFIDVVSKLRAHENKTVSHQASLTEQRLTAQS